One genomic region from Kineobactrum salinum encodes:
- a CDS encoding TonB-dependent receptor, giving the protein MSRFKTLTQLYSCGIAAALGVGATGQVAAQIEEVVVTAQKRAQGINDLGITVNAFAGETLRDLGILSAEDIATYTPGLSVNAAGATGVPVYTIRGVGFQDLTTSSSSTVGIYFDEVAIPYTVMSRGALFDIQRVEVLKGPQGDLYGRNTTAGQINYISNKPTDQFEAGILGSYGRFQELNVEGHVSGPLTEGVQGRFAFRTVQSGEGWQKSLTRPGDTLGEKDVMAVRGQLNFDLNQDASLLISASYGDDRSDNMAQTAYDGRDIGIEEFSVPYNGLDQYRLPTGSNFGETPPWYSTGDNRRADWTNEWTSPLNGETVSLRPERDNQRYGIYGKLEWNLDWATLTSITSYDEFERSETNDVDGTHLSIQENINITDLSVFSQELRLSGESNKMFWIAGLYYSEDEVDEFYNFFMQDALFGDGAAAWGLPLPFASNPIYRLHTKYKQETESAAAFGRVEYQLTDRVRLTLGARYTEEKRDWAGCTFDAGDGSLASFWNAQFGSTLQPGDCGTLNDIAGSPTNISSVAGTPRVNEAFQVFETDISTEKWMWRAGLDYAFSGDLLGYATISTGFKSGGFNGNNSNTTAQLQPYKPEELTAYELGLKSTLLDGNMQLNIAGFFYDYEDKQESERSITPVGAIGGLGNVPKSEITGLEFDLQWTPVSGLVIAAGASWLETEIKRWDAVVDGTFDFATGQVSEVITVDASGQELPQAPELSYNILATYEWSVGNGLVASISGDMNYTDDMPDPVRPQNSVESYTLYNARLGLGNAAGDWRALLWSRNLTDEYYYPAAFGGVNGGFARSVGMPRTYGVSLEYNF; this is encoded by the coding sequence ATGTCCAGATTCAAAACGTTGACGCAGTTGTATTCCTGCGGAATAGCCGCCGCGTTGGGTGTTGGCGCGACCGGGCAGGTCGCTGCCCAGATCGAGGAAGTGGTTGTCACCGCGCAGAAGCGGGCTCAGGGAATCAACGACCTGGGCATTACTGTCAACGCCTTTGCCGGGGAGACCCTGCGCGACCTCGGCATCCTTTCCGCGGAAGACATCGCGACCTACACGCCCGGACTTTCGGTGAACGCAGCCGGCGCCACCGGCGTCCCGGTCTATACCATCCGCGGCGTGGGCTTTCAGGATTTGACAACCTCGAGCTCCTCGACCGTGGGTATCTACTTTGATGAAGTCGCCATTCCCTACACGGTGATGTCGCGTGGTGCCCTGTTCGATATCCAGCGAGTCGAGGTACTGAAGGGCCCCCAGGGTGACCTGTATGGGCGCAACACGACTGCCGGGCAGATCAACTACATTTCCAACAAGCCCACCGACCAGTTTGAGGCCGGCATTCTGGGAAGTTATGGCCGCTTCCAGGAGCTTAATGTGGAGGGGCATGTCAGTGGCCCACTCACGGAAGGTGTGCAGGGGCGTTTTGCCTTTCGTACCGTCCAGTCCGGTGAAGGCTGGCAGAAAAGTCTGACCCGGCCCGGCGACACATTGGGTGAGAAGGACGTCATGGCCGTGCGTGGCCAGCTGAATTTTGACCTGAACCAGGACGCCAGCCTGCTGATCAGCGCCAGCTACGGTGACGACCGTTCCGACAATATGGCCCAAACGGCCTATGATGGCAGGGACATCGGTATCGAGGAGTTCAGTGTTCCCTACAATGGTCTGGACCAGTACCGCTTGCCCACGGGCAGCAATTTTGGCGAGACGCCACCCTGGTATTCCACAGGCGACAATCGCCGCGCGGACTGGACCAATGAGTGGACCAGCCCACTGAATGGCGAAACCGTCAGTCTCCGGCCCGAGCGCGACAACCAGCGCTACGGTATCTATGGCAAGCTGGAGTGGAACCTCGACTGGGCAACGCTGACCTCGATCACCAGCTACGATGAGTTCGAGCGCTCTGAAACCAATGACGTGGACGGAACGCATCTCTCGATTCAGGAAAATATCAACATCACCGATCTCTCCGTATTCTCGCAGGAGCTGCGCCTGTCGGGGGAGAGCAACAAGATGTTCTGGATTGCGGGGCTGTACTACTCGGAGGATGAAGTCGACGAGTTCTACAATTTCTTCATGCAGGACGCCCTGTTCGGTGATGGCGCAGCGGCCTGGGGCCTTCCCCTGCCTTTTGCCTCCAATCCCATTTATCGCCTGCACACCAAATACAAGCAGGAGACCGAGTCCGCCGCGGCCTTCGGCCGGGTTGAGTACCAGCTCACTGACCGGGTTCGCCTGACTCTGGGTGCCCGCTATACCGAAGAGAAACGCGACTGGGCCGGCTGTACTTTTGACGCCGGTGATGGCTCATTGGCCAGCTTCTGGAATGCCCAGTTTGGCAGCACCTTGCAGCCGGGCGACTGCGGCACACTCAACGATATCGCCGGCTCACCCACGAATATCTCGAGTGTGGCGGGTACGCCGCGTGTCAACGAAGCCTTCCAGGTCTTTGAAACCGATATCAGTACGGAGAAGTGGATGTGGCGTGCCGGTCTGGATTACGCATTCAGCGGGGATCTGCTGGGCTACGCGACGATCTCAACCGGCTTCAAGTCCGGTGGTTTCAATGGCAACAATTCCAACACCACGGCTCAGTTGCAGCCCTACAAGCCGGAAGAGCTGACCGCGTATGAGCTTGGCCTCAAGTCGACCCTGCTCGACGGCAATATGCAGCTGAACATTGCCGGCTTTTTCTATGATTATGAAGACAAGCAGGAGTCAGAGCGTTCCATTACACCGGTAGGCGCGATCGGTGGGCTGGGCAACGTGCCCAAGTCGGAAATCACCGGCCTTGAGTTCGATCTGCAGTGGACGCCGGTATCCGGTCTTGTCATTGCGGCCGGCGCCTCCTGGCTCGAGACCGAAATCAAGCGCTGGGACGCGGTCGTCGACGGCACCTTCGACTTTGCCACCGGACAGGTGAGTGAAGTGATCACGGTGGATGCTTCTGGTCAGGAGCTGCCCCAGGCACCCGAGCTTTCCTACAATATTCTGGCGACCTACGAATGGAGCGTGGGCAACGGCCTGGTGGCGAGTATCAGTGGTGACATGAACTACACTGATGACATGCCCGACCCGGTGCGTCCCCAGAACTCGGTTGAGTCCTATACACTCTATAACGCCCGACTTGGCCTGGGCAACGCGGCGGGTGATTGGCGCGCCCTGTTGTGGTCGCGCAATCTCACCGATGAGTACTACTATCCGGCGGCATTCGGCGGTGTCAACGGAGGCTTCGCGCGCTCCGTTGGCATGCCCCGTACCTACGGCGTCTCGCTCGAGTACAATTTCTGA
- a CDS encoding amidohydrolase family protein — protein MRNIFAWRPAPGTGTRLSVFAAILLSLSARAGAADQLFTNGKVYTQDPQQPWVEAFVVRDGKYLFAGSEARARELLRQGHAETDLENRFVMPALIDAHLHPVRGGTSNLYECQFPFSAGPADVQDAIARCVADNPDAVWILGDSGTAVSLSASIYPHRGVFLTRCLATRR, from the coding sequence ATGCGCAATATCTTCGCGTGGCGTCCTGCGCCGGGAACCGGCACCCGCCTGTCGGTGTTCGCGGCAATCCTGCTGTCATTATCGGCTCGCGCCGGGGCGGCCGATCAGTTGTTCACCAATGGCAAGGTGTATACCCAGGATCCGCAGCAGCCCTGGGTCGAAGCCTTTGTGGTGCGCGACGGCAAATATCTGTTTGCGGGGTCGGAAGCCAGGGCGCGCGAGCTTCTACGCCAGGGCCATGCCGAAACAGATCTGGAGAACCGCTTCGTCATGCCGGCCCTGATCGATGCGCATCTGCACCCCGTGCGCGGCGGTACCTCGAATCTGTATGAGTGCCAGTTTCCCTTCAGTGCCGGCCCCGCAGATGTGCAGGATGCCATCGCCCGCTGTGTGGCAGACAATCCCGATGCCGTGTGGATTCTCGGGGACAGTGGGACAGCGGTTTCTTTGAGCGCTTCGATATACCCTCACCGCGGCGTTTTCTTGACGAGGTGTCTGGCGACAAGGCGATAG